The sequence below is a genomic window from Nakaseomyces glabratus chromosome F, complete sequence.
aataattGGTAATTGGTACTGATCATATGACAGTCACCTCACACAAATATCAGGTATCCCAAAGATGTTATGGGTTACACCATTTACATACTAACCTATAAACAATACACTTTCATTGAATTATATTTGGTAGttgtaaattatcattcatCATGTAGTTgacatatatattgtatacCATTCATTTTGTTATTCGTTGTCATATATTGGTTACTAAACAGTTACCATTATCATATTGGTATACTTGTATATTATAGTGTATGATAGTCTAAAAAGACATTTAATCATCTATTCAAAGGTATAGattgatattgttatagctcttgttcattttcatatatcATTTGGATTTAGTATAAACTAGTAATCTTAAATCCCATTTATAGTGGAGCCttagatatatatggaCATATCATATACTCTACAAATGTCTTTTCATGAATGTAGATATACGGTATCAAATATGTACAGTGAACTTTTTAATCTATCTACATGATATTCAGGACTCATTGTGGTGCACGTTAACCTGTTTCTGATAGCTCACTTTAAACTTACCACCAGAAATCCTCTCCtcattaccaaaatatatattattggaaCCCTACACAACCCTATTTAACCCTAACTGTAACAGCTGCAAACCCTACTTACCCAGACAAATGAATGAAACACGAACCCTAATGCAGCCCTAAGAATTTTAGCATGCCCTATGTAACCCtaaaaaagatgaaaatctGTTCTCCAAAGATGTTTTTGTCTTCAACATAAATGTATCACAAACAGAAAAGTAATATTCTAGGTACAAATACTGCACAGATATTGTCGTATTCATAAGCATTTATAAATTCACACATGATATTGAATTGATGtgtgttgtgttgtggaGGAACTCATTGTTTCAGGGATACATATAGGAATCCTACAAGGTCATAATAACTACATAATGATAACTACATCATCTCATGTTCATTGTGAAGTAAATGTTGATAAAGTAAATACTGGTGACAAGTGATCAAGGCATATATGGGAAAGTCAAGAAAACCTCATAAAATAGACTGGATTGTTCATTTCATCCTCCTGCATAGTATTCAACCAATGATATATTACAGTAGAAAAAGTCTTGAGTATTTCAATGGTTTCCACTCTTACAAGATTACAGTAATACATTACCATcttaatatatacataataTTATCCTATCTCACAATGCAAACCATGTATGTCTAACTCCCACCATCAATCCCATCAATGAATCTTGGTCAGAGTTCAGATTCAACCAGATGAACTGCAACATTTCAGGAAGAACTGTTGTTCTAGAGAAGAGTGGATTCTTGTACTTCAACAACGCATCGTTGAACACAAcatctcgcgtttttcgcaactcTCAACCAGGCTGGGTAAATCAAATTGCTTTGTCGACTGTCTCGTAGAACGCAAGgtctcgcgtttttcgcaacttAGATATCTGGATTTGCAGGACTGAGCTGGGTCCCCTGTCAAAACAATAGCATTTCAGAACAGAGACATGCTACTGTGATTCCACCCTCTCAGACAAGGCTGTTTTTGTAGgagaaaatggtaaataaAAGAGACTAGCTGCATGTATGAGGCACATATTAGATACATATTTGATTAATGTTGCATTgtaaataagaataaacaACCCTTGTTGTTTATTTATTGTAGATAGTGTACATTTCTGTGTTCACTTgtgtatatttttttatcatttaagAACTGTAATCTTATAATGGCCAACACTATATTCTTTCAGGTATTTATAACAAAATCTTAAATCATTTCAGATTAATTTACGCCACTGCTCCAAATATGGATTCACAATACAAGCTATTGCGCACATAAGAACCAATATCATCAGTAAAAACTCACCAATAAGTTTTGACTGGTAAAACCATGTACTGTAActaatatttactatttcTATTCTGGCACTCATATACGTTtaaacaattgaagaatcacaaaatttgaaattcatgTTTGGGTGCTCAAGTGCGTAATTATGAAAACTCTTCCTACACCTCCCTTCAACCTAATTGCCAACCCTGTGAAACCTTCCCTAGATGTTAGTGAAAAAGTAAGTACTCGTTCATCAATATATCCATGGTCATCTGAACATATATCGTATGATGTGCTGTTGTGGAAATGTTGGCAGGGTAACTTCGATTGGTCACGATATTTTTCGTCAAATAACTAAAGGAAATTGTTGATCAGGGTAACTTAATCTGTCAGATGACTACCGTGCACTATCAcatctcgcgtttttcgcagCATTTGAAGTTCAATCTCAGACCACAGGTTCAAATCCATGGTTAGCCAAGATATTATAAGaaacatcaacaacagGAAGACGCacacaatacaataataaagacATAAAACAACATAAAACTtttagaagagaaaagtaATTATAGTGTTAACTAATAGacaatatatacaaaaactcTTGAGAATAATACTGCTCacattattaatatgaGATATAGAAAACAGTACgtgaaacaaaaataatagccCCAAATTACgaacaataaatatatattggGAAgcttcagttttttttttactttagtgttttttcagtttttttttgttttgttggaCTAGAATCAATccattttatcaatatttatatttgaaagtAACAGCCTATCTAAAAATCATGGCTGGACGAACGTTTGTAATATTGTACATGTTGATCAGTCACAGAACTAGTACACTTTAGATCATACCAACAACTATTACTGCAATAATGGAGAATACCATACCAATTGAAGTGACTCTAATTGAAGCACCCTTACCCTGTAGGACAGATGCTGTCTGTGTGCTGCTGAATCCACTGCCGAAGTTGTCAACAGAGGAACCAGATGATAATAGAACAGTCGTGGCTGCCTGTTGACGTGATGATGGTgcttgtccttgtccttgtccttgtccttgtccttgtccttgttgTTGAGCTTGTGAAGGCTGAGACTGTGGTGTTTGGCTACCATGAATACCACTGACTGCAGATGCTGTATTCTTTGCAGTCTGAACAGATAAAGATCCAGATGGTACATTATTGCCTGCCGATTGGTGCACTGACCCAGAGccagaaccagagccactacCACCGGCTGTGCCAGCAGCTTGTGTTGGTTTTTCGTTGCCAGACCCTTGGCCAGCCACATTTTGTGACTGAGGTTTCTGAGAGTTGACAATACCACCTACACCTGCTGCTCCAGATGGATTAGATCCTGCACCGGATACTGTTGAGACTGGTGTTGCACTTGAGACAGTGCTGCCATGACTCTGGCCACCCACGGTTTGCGTTACTGTAGAAACAATTGTGTGACCGTGCTCATCAGCACCTGTGCTATGGgatacaacctcggtgAACGTGTAACCGTCCGAAACCACAGTGGTGGTGTAATCAGTCCCCACATTTGCTTTAGAAATCGAAGGTGCAGGTGCATtggtgatcgtggtggttACTGTTGTAGGATTACCATTGGAGTCGGTAGTGGTGATATGCGAAATGACATCAGTTTCGGTACTGCCATTACCCCTGTCGACTGttgtggtgtagtcagctTCACCTCCGACAGAGACAGTGGAGATAGTAGATGTGCCTGTCCTGGTGACTCCATCGTCGCCAATAGATGGGAAGTACGAAATTACAACAATCTTGCTACTGCCGTCatcctccgtcacagtggttgtcacaactggtggctgtgagtaaggtggagcagacgtgtacacgccgtcgcctacctgatcgaaggaggccatcgtggtgaTGTATGTAATGGTCTTCCCATCAGAGACTGTAGTAGTGACataagatacaacctctGTAATCGTGTGTCCATCTGAAAtgatcgtcgtggtgtagtcggcctcgctaCTTGggttggtcaatgggacggtggtcaatgggacggtggtcacgatggtggtaggcttgccgtcggagtccgtggtggtgatgtgggagacgatgtctgtgagcacgctgccgtcggagttggagaccacggtggtgtagtcggcctcgctaCTTGggttggtcaatgggacggtggtcacgatggtggtaggcttgccgtcggagtccgtggtggtgatgtgggagacgatgtctgtgagcacgctgccgtcggagttggagaccacggtggtgtagtcggcctcgctaCTTGggttggtcaatgggacggtggtcaatgggacggtggtcacgatggtggtaggcttgccgtcggagtccgtggtggtgatgtgggagacgatgtctgtgagcacgctgccgtcggagttggagacgacggttgttctgtcgtggccgtcatcggatggggatgggtaggtcgtcacgatggtggtaggcttgccgtcggagtccgtggtggtgatgtgggagatgatgtcagtctcggagctgccgtcggagttggtgaccacggtggtgtccacagaaccggttgggcttgggacagtggtgacgatggtggtaggcttgccgttggagtcggtggtggtgatgtgggagacgatgtctgtgaccacgctgccgtcggagtttGTCAAcacagtggtgtagtcagcagGAGTGGTGcatgggacagtggtgacgatggtggtaggcttgccgttggagtcggtggtggtgatgtgggagacgatgtctgtgaccacgctgccgtcggagtttGTCAAcacagtggtgtagtcagcagGAGTGGTGcatgggacagtggtgacgatggtggtaggcttgccgtcggagtccgtggtggtgatgtgggagacgatgtctgtgagcacgctgccgtcggagttggagaccacggtggtgtagtcggcctcgctaCTTGggttggtcaatgggacggtggtcaatgggacggtggtcacgatggtggtaggcttgccgtcggagtccgtggtggtgatgtgggagacgatgtctgtgagcacgctgccgtcggagttggagaccacggtggtgtagtcggcctcgctaCTTGggttggtcaatgggacggtggtcaatgggacggtggtcacgatggtggtaggattgccgtcggagtccgtggtggtgatgtgggagacgatgtctgtgagcacgctgccgtcggagttggagaccacggtggtgtagtcggcctcgctaCTTGggttggtcaatgggacggtggtcaatgggacggtggtcacgatggtggtaggcttgccgtcggagtccgtggtggtgatgtgggagacgatgtctgtgagcacgctgccgtcggagttggagaccacggtggtgtagtcggcctcgctaCTTGggttggtcaatgggacggtggtcaatgggacggtggtgacgatggtggtaggcttgccgtcggagtccgtggtggtgatgtgggagacgatgtctgtgagcacgctgccgtcggagttggagaccacggtggtgtagtcggcctcgctaCTTGggttggtcaatgggacggtggtcaatgggacggtggtcacgatggtggtaggcttgccgtcggagtccgtggtggtgatgtgggagacgatgtctgtgagcacgctgccgtcggagttggagacgacggttgttctgtcgtggccgtcatcggatggggatgggtaggtcgtcacgatggtggtaggcttgccgtcggagtccgtggtggtgatgtgggagacgatgtctgtgagcacgctgccgtcggagttggagaccacggtggtgtagtcggcctcgctaCTTGggttggtcaatgggacggtggtcaatgggacggtggtgacgatggtggtaggcttgccgtcggagtccgtggtggtgatgtgggagacgatgtctgtgagcacgctgccgtcggagttggagaccacggtggtgtagtcggcctcgctaCTTGggttggtcaatgggacggtggtcaatgggacggtggtcacgatggtggtaggcttgccgtcggagtccgtggtggtgatgtgggagacgatgtctgtgagcacgctgccgtcggagttggagaccacggtggtgtagtcggcctcgctaCTTGggttggtcaatgggacggtggtcaatgggacggtggtcacgatggtggtaggcttgccgtcggagtccgtggtggtgatgtgggagacgatgtctgtgagcacgctgccgtcggagttggagaccacggtggtgtagtcggcctcgctaCTTGggttggtcaatgggacggtggtcaatgggacggtggtcacgatggtggtaggcttgccgtcggagtccgtggtggtgatgtgggagacgatgtctgtgagcacgctgccgtcggagttggagaccacggtggtgtagtcggcctcgctaCTTGggttggtcaatgggacggtggtcaatgggacggtggtcacgatggtggtaggcttgccgtcggagtccgtggtggtgatgtgggagacgatgtctgtgagcacgctgccgtcggagttggagaccacggtggtgtagtcggcctcgctaCTTGggttggtcaatgggacggtggtcaatgggacggtggtcacgatggtggtaggcttgccgtcggagtccgtggtggtgatgtgggagacgatgtctgtgagcacgctgccgtcggagttggagacgacggttgttctgtcgtggccgtcatcagatggggatgggtaggtcgtcacgatggtggtaggcttgccgtcggagtccgtggtggtgatgtgggagacgatgtctgtgagcacgctgccgtcggagttggagaccacggtggtgtagtcggcctcgctaCTTGggttggtcaatgggacggtggtcaatgggacggtggtcacgatggtggtaggcttgccgtcggagtccgtggtggtgatgtgggagacgatgtctgtgagcacgctgccgtcggagttggagaccacggtggtgtagtcggcctcgctaCTTGggttggtcaatgggacggtggtcaatgggacggtggtcacgatggtggtaggcttgccgtcggagtccgtggtggtgatgtgggagacgatgtctgtgagcacgctgccgtcggagttggagaccacggtggtgtagtcggcctcgctaCTTGggttggtcaatgggacggtggtcaatgggacggtggtcacgatggtggtaggcttgccgtcggagtccgtggtggtgatgtgggagacgatgtctgtgagcacgctgccgtcggagttggagaccacggtggtgtagtcggcctcgctaCTTGggttggtcaatgggacggtggtcaatgggacggtggtcacgatggtggtaggcttgccgtcggagtccgtggtggtgatgtgggagacgatgtctgtgagcacgctgccgtcggagttggagaccacggtggtgtagtcggcctcgctaCTTGggttggtcaatgggacggtggtcaatgggacggtggtcacgatggtggtaggcttgccgtcggagtccgtggtggtgatgtgggagacgatgtctgtgagcacgctgccgtcggagttggagaccacggtggtgtagtcggcctcgctaCTTGggttggtcaatgggacggtggtcaatgggacggtggtcacgatggtggtaggcttgccgtcggagtccgtggtggtgatgtgggagacgatgtctgtgagcacgctgccgtcggagttggagaccacggtggtgtagtcggcctcgctaCTTGggttggtcaatgggacggtggtcaatgggacggtggtcacgatggtggtaggcttgccgtcggagtccgtggtggtgatgtgggagacgatgtctgtgagcacgctgccgtcggagttggagaccacggtggtgtagtcggcctcgctaCTTGggttggtcaatgggacggtggtcacgatggtggtaggcttgccgtcggagtccgtggtggtgatgtgggagacgatgtctgtgagcacgctgccgtcggagttggagACGACGGCtgttctgtcgtggccgtcatcagatggggatgggtaggtcgtcacgatggtggtaggcttgccgtcggagtccgtggtggtgatgtgagagacgatgtctgtgagcacgctgccgtcggagttggagaccacggtggtgtagtcgaCCTCGCTACTTAAATTAGGCCTTATTTTTGAGGATGTTTCCGTTTTTGATTCTGTGGAGAAGAATGCATTTTCACTGGTataactattttttttagatgTTGTTTCTTTCGTTTTTGTGGTTGTGGTTGAAGGTAACGACAGAGACTCACTAATGTGCGAAGAATAAGTTGTAGGTAATTTTTGTGAATTTGAGGCCGTTATAGTTGATGAAGTGGATAATGTGCTTATCGTTACACATTTATTTCCTAAAGGATCATAGAATCCAGACCCACATTTATTGGTTGTTGTTGACGCACCGCATGGAATCCCTATATGataaattgtttttgtGATCGGAATTATATTTGTGGCTTCGGTTTCCGTTTTATAGTCAACGTCAAGAATTGTAGATTCATCAACCGAGGCGCATGATGTGTTATAATAGATAAGGGCAGGACACCCTAAATCGGTATCatcaagagaaaaaaagtACTCAGAAAAGTCAGTAACAATTTCTTCACTAAATTCTGTCATCAATGTAAAACTTAAAGCACCATAATAATCtctattattgaaaaatactCTGATAGTATAATAAATTCCGGCATCCAATCTCACTGTTAGCTcattttttgcattttttgaGCCCCAAATGGCATATGCCTGATAATTACCAAAATTATCAGCACTTGATTCCCTTTGACAGCAATCAAATGCATTCCCGGCACCAAAAttcaagaataataaatcatCTGCTTTTATGCTAAATGTATGATAGCCTGTTATTTTTGGTTTAAAATATCCATATAATAACATTGTAAAGTTTGTTAACGTCAATGGTTTAGTATAGTTATATGCAGGAGGTAAATATCCAAGTTCTGATTTACAACTCTTGGCAGCATGAAACTGAAAACTTATATTGCCAGTAACACCATCGACTTTTGATATGAGTCTATGAGTTTTATAACCCGTTCGAGGATAATTCGGATCTAGATATGCAGCATCCCAGCATGGTGAAGACCCCTTTTTCCGATGATCATATGAGTATATTTCCATCGATAAACCCTTCCTAGTTGTTGGCACCGAAGATGCGCATCCAAGAGGGAAATTAGTGGCATCATTTGAGTAAAGAATGCCTTCTGTCAGGGACAAACTAGCGGAGTTTTCTGCATATACTATCATGAATAGTAAACAATTAATGAGAAGATACTTCATTATGTATATAAAAC
It includes:
- the EPA16 gene encoding EPA16 (CAGL0F00077g~Putative adhesin-like cell wall protein (adhesin cluster I); predicted GPI-anchor) encodes the protein MLTKSFIYIMKYLLINCLLFMIVYAENSASLSLTEGILYSNDATNFPLGCASSVPTTRKGLSMEIYSYDHRKKGSSPCWDAAYLDPNYPRTGYKTHRLISKVDGVTGNISFQFHAAKSCKSELGYLPPAYNYTKPLTLTNFTMLLYGYFKPKITGYHTFSIKADDLLFLNFGAGNAFDCCQRESSADNFGNYQAYAIWGSKNAKNELTVRLDAGIYYTIRVFFNNRDYYGALSFTLMTEFSEEIVTDFSEYFFSLDDTDLGCPALIYYNTSCASVDESTILDVDYKTETEATNIIPITKTIYHIGIPCGASTTTNKCGSGFYDPLGNKCVTISTLSTSSTITASNSQKLPTTYSSHISESLSLPSTTTTKTKETTSKKNSYTSENAFFSTESKTETSSKIRPNLSSEVDYTTVVSNSDGSVLTDIVSHITTTDSDGKPTTIVTTYPSPSDDGHDRTAVVSNSDGSVLTDIVSHITTTDSDGKPTTIVTTVPLTNPSSEADYTTVVSNSDGSVLTDIVSHITTTDSDGKPTTIVTTVPLTTVPLTNPSSEADYTTVVSNSDGSVLTDIVSHITTTDSDGKPTTIVTTVPLTTVPLTNPSSEADYTTVVSNSDGSVLTDIVSHITTTDSDGKPTTIVTTVPLTTVPLTNPSSEADYTTVVSNSDGSVLTDIVSHITTTDSDGKPTTIVTTVPLTTVPLTNPSSEADYTTVVSNSDGSVLTDIVSHITTTDSDGKPTTIVTTVPLTTVPLTNPSSEADYTTVVSNSDGSVLTDIVSHITTTDSDGKPTTIVTTVPLTTVPLTNPSSEADYTTVVSNSDGSVLTDIVSHITTTDSDGKPTTIVTTVPLTTVPLTNPSSEADYTTVVSNSDGSVLTDIVSHITTTDSDGKPTTIVTTYPSPSDDGHDRTTVVSNSDGSVLTDIVSHITTTDSDGKPTTIVTTVPLTTVPLTNPSSEADYTTVVSNSDGSVLTDIVSHITTTDSDGKPTTIVTTVPLTTVPLTNPSSEADYTTVVSNSDGSVLTDIVSHITTTDSDGKPTTIVTTVPLTTVPLTNPSSEADYTTVVSNSDGSVLTDIVSHITTTDSDGKPTTIVTTVPLTTVPLTNPSSEADYTTVVSNSDGSVLTDIVSHITTTDSDGKPTTIVTTVPLTTVPLTNPSSEADYTTVVSNSDGSVLTDIVSHITTTDSDGKPTTIVTTVPLTTVPLTNPSSEADYTTVVSNSDGSVLTDIVSHITTTDSDGKPTTIVTTYPSPSDDGHDRTTVVSNSDGSVLTDIVSHITTTDSDGKPTTIVTTVPLTTVPLTNPSSEADYTTVVSNSDGSVLTDIVSHITTTDSDGKPTTIVTTVPLTTVPLTNPSSEADYTTVVSNSDGSVLTDIVSHITTTDSDGKPTTIVTTVPLTTVPLTNPSSEADYTTVVSNSDGSVLTDIVSHITTTDSDGNPTTIVTTVPLTTVPLTNPSSEADYTTVVSNSDGSVLTDIVSHITTTDSDGKPTTIVTTVPLTTVPLTNPSSEADYTTVVSNSDGSVLTDIVSHITTTDSDGKPTTIVTTVPCTTPADYTTVLTNSDGSVVTDIVSHITTTDSNGKPTTIVTTVPCTTPADYTTVLTNSDGSVVTDIVSHITTTDSNGKPTTIVTTVPSPTGSVDTTVVTNSDGSSETDIISHITTTDSDGKPTTIVTTYPSPSDDGHDRTTVVSNSDGSVLTDIVSHITTTDSDGKPTTIVTTVPLTTVPLTNPSSEADYTTVVSNSDGSVLTDIVSHITTTDSDGKPTTIVTTVPLTNPSSEADYTTVVSNSDGSVLTDIVSHITTTDSDGKPTTIVTTVPLTTVPLTNPSSEADYTTTIISDGHTITEVVSYVTTTVSDGKTITYITTMASFDQVGDGVYTSAPPYSQPPVVTTTVTEDDGSSKIVVISYFPSIGDDGVTRTGTSTISTVSVGGEADYTTTVDRGNGSTETDVISHITTTDSNGNPTTVTTTITNAPAPSISKANVGTDYTTTVVSDGYTFTEVVSHSTGADEHGHTIVSTVTQTVGGQSHGSTVSSATPVSTVSGAGSNPSGAAGVGGIVNSQKPQSQNVAGQGSGNEKPTQAAGTAGGSGSGSGSGSVHQSAGNNVPSGSLSVQTAKNTASAVSGIHGSQTPQSQPSQAQQQGQGQGQGQGQGQAPSSRQQAATTVLLSSGSSVDNFGSGFSSTQTASVLQGKGASIRVTSIGMVFSIIAVIVVGMI